In the Natronolimnobius baerhuensis genome, one interval contains:
- a CDS encoding flippase, whose translation MATTDSIVGGFKANLASKVIEIAVNGLLILLLTRVFLTSEEYGLFSLAIAIFSIAVFFSRMGLAKSAARYVTEYRKRDPSKIPLIVRRSLLFNLVTIAVVSALVVAFREPIVAQFGEPELVSMFSIGVLFIIGQTLRSYVYFLCQGFNRVTWSALLSIVSNVGIFAFVVTLLALGFGIPGAVLGYAVGYGLGATVGLIVLYRWVSTMPDEIVATDSESAKTGTDSSEKGLTRRILEYSLPLSVTGASSIMFKRVDIVLVGAFLTPVAVAYYTLAKQLTEFVTAPASSLGFAVAPTFGESKSSNDIGRASSIYETALEYNLLFYVPAAAGMVLVADPGIRFVFGDDYLGAIALVQLLSVFVVLQSINKITNDALDYLGRARHRAISKGGAAIVNVGLNLALLPTIGVAGAAISTVVSYVLMVIVNLYLIHLELSLSLRALAVTVVKTCAIALGMSLIVVAFLPYVSGVITLLAAVGVGVAAWLALAVGSGLLDIRWAMSQLS comes from the coding sequence ATGGCTACGACAGATTCAATCGTTGGCGGATTCAAAGCGAACCTCGCCAGCAAAGTCATCGAAATCGCCGTCAACGGCTTGCTCATCTTGCTGTTGACTCGCGTGTTCTTGACGAGCGAGGAGTACGGACTGTTCTCACTGGCGATTGCGATCTTCTCGATTGCCGTCTTCTTCAGTCGGATGGGACTGGCGAAGTCGGCTGCTCGCTACGTCACCGAGTATCGCAAGCGCGACCCGTCGAAGATTCCGCTCATCGTTCGACGGTCGTTGCTGTTCAATCTCGTCACAATTGCAGTCGTCTCGGCACTCGTCGTCGCCTTCCGCGAGCCAATCGTCGCACAGTTCGGCGAACCCGAACTGGTGTCGATGTTCTCGATTGGCGTCCTGTTCATTATTGGGCAAACGCTTCGCTCGTACGTCTACTTCCTCTGTCAGGGATTCAACCGCGTAACCTGGAGTGCACTGCTCTCAATTGTCTCGAATGTCGGCATCTTCGCGTTCGTCGTTACCCTCCTCGCGCTCGGCTTCGGGATTCCCGGTGCCGTCCTCGGCTACGCCGTCGGCTACGGACTCGGCGCAACGGTCGGCTTGATCGTCCTCTATCGCTGGGTCTCGACGATGCCAGACGAGATCGTCGCCACCGATAGCGAGTCCGCCAAGACAGGGACTGACTCGAGCGAGAAGGGACTCACCCGCCGCATTCTCGAGTACAGTCTGCCGCTGTCCGTGACCGGTGCCTCGTCGATCATGTTCAAACGCGTCGATATCGTCCTCGTCGGGGCGTTTCTCACACCCGTCGCTGTGGCTTACTACACGCTCGCAAAACAGCTCACGGAGTTCGTCACTGCGCCCGCGAGTTCGCTCGGCTTCGCCGTTGCGCCGACGTTCGGTGAGTCGAAATCCAGCAACGACATCGGGCGGGCCTCAAGCATTTACGAGACGGCACTCGAGTACAATCTCCTGTTTTACGTTCCGGCAGCCGCAGGGATGGTACTCGTCGCCGATCCGGGGATTCGGTTCGTCTTCGGCGACGACTACCTCGGTGCAATTGCGCTCGTCCAGTTACTTTCGGTCTTCGTCGTCCTCCAGTCGATCAACAAGATCACGAACGACGCACTCGATTACCTCGGTCGCGCCCGCCACCGCGCGATCTCGAAAGGCGGGGCAGCCATCGTGAACGTCGGACTCAATCTCGCGCTCTTGCCGACGATTGGCGTCGCCGGAGCCGCGATATCGACGGTGGTCAGTTACGTGCTCATGGTCATCGTCAACCTCTATCTGATCCACCTCGAGCTCTCGCTCTCGCTTCGCGCGCTTGCAGTCACCGTCGTCAAGACCTGCGCAATCGCTCTCGGGATGTCCCTCATCGTCGTCGCATTCCTGCCGTACGTCTCTGGCGTCATCACGTTGCTCGCCGCAGTTGGCGTCGGCGTCGCCGCGTGGCTCGCGCTGGCGGTCGGCAGCGGCTTGCTCGACATTCGCTGGGCGATGTCCCAGTTGAGCTAA
- a CDS encoding DUF6541 family protein, which yields MSQHSAIDDGLLRTVALSIGFFALAGSALVARGSPATGYEVSMYAMTPSLVWVGLMIAMAVALTIAFVPLRGEPRGGRPFAIALGGLTMVVFAALPIIRGYRFQGHYDALTHLGWARGISEGTMSPFELFYPAIHVTTVFINTVIEIPLSRAMLFVVLISMLVFCVFVPLCVGTIVGDQRAAIIAAFAGFLLLPITTISMYLEAHAMSQAVFFSALLLFVFVKYVRSDLSTTRISAIGAAFSLTGVAAVVYHPQLVVHLIAAFVGICAIQFLAKRISADGQIAGQTPVYGHTIFLVGLFLVWSADHGFFGGMFEHFIGAAVDFFRGSGSAGDTVATQGMSLNALGSGLLEVFLKLFTPHLVFALLVGGLVLGLLFRRDSHWFERVSAEVTYFVVALIVLVPVFGAYVFAPGSSMFFRVFGLMMVFVTILGAIALHGLSGRLLEGRPTVAVAAGPLLAVGFTLLLVLSLVAIVPSPYTYNASPHVSETTMSGYETAFDNRDDEIDFLGLRDGPNRYDDAVNGNENRSWAHADVDAAEFREGVSGQYETDRYLALTQIDHERELDTYDELRYTETELEAVADEPGVNRIQSNGEFDLYYVPGATSEV from the coding sequence ATGTCACAGCACTCAGCCATCGACGACGGACTTCTCCGGACGGTGGCACTCTCGATTGGCTTTTTCGCGCTTGCCGGGAGTGCACTCGTTGCACGCGGATCACCAGCGACTGGATACGAGGTATCGATGTATGCGATGACGCCGTCTCTGGTCTGGGTCGGCCTCATGATCGCCATGGCCGTCGCCCTGACCATTGCATTCGTTCCGCTCCGTGGCGAGCCACGGGGTGGCCGTCCGTTCGCGATTGCACTCGGCGGACTCACGATGGTCGTCTTCGCTGCCCTCCCGATTATCCGCGGCTATCGATTTCAGGGCCACTACGACGCACTGACACACCTCGGCTGGGCACGCGGAATCAGCGAGGGAACGATGTCCCCGTTCGAACTGTTCTATCCCGCGATTCACGTGACGACGGTGTTCATCAACACTGTCATCGAGATTCCGCTCTCGAGGGCGATGTTGTTCGTCGTCCTCATTTCGATGCTAGTCTTCTGTGTCTTCGTCCCGCTCTGTGTGGGAACCATCGTCGGCGACCAGCGCGCAGCCATCATCGCCGCGTTCGCCGGTTTCTTACTCTTGCCGATTACGACGATCTCGATGTACCTCGAGGCGCACGCGATGTCCCAGGCGGTGTTCTTCTCGGCACTCCTCCTGTTCGTGTTCGTCAAGTACGTCCGCTCGGACCTCTCGACGACGCGCATCTCCGCGATTGGCGCTGCCTTTTCCTTGACCGGAGTTGCAGCGGTCGTCTACCACCCGCAACTGGTCGTCCACCTGATCGCTGCATTCGTCGGCATCTGTGCCATCCAGTTCCTCGCGAAACGGATTTCGGCTGACGGGCAGATCGCCGGACAGACGCCGGTCTACGGACACACGATCTTCCTCGTCGGTCTCTTTCTGGTCTGGTCGGCCGACCACGGCTTCTTCGGCGGCATGTTCGAGCACTTCATCGGCGCGGCCGTCGACTTCTTCCGTGGCAGCGGTTCAGCCGGTGACACAGTTGCAACACAAGGAATGTCGCTGAACGCACTCGGCTCGGGCCTGCTCGAGGTGTTCCTCAAGCTGTTCACGCCACACCTGGTGTTTGCCCTGCTCGTCGGCGGCCTCGTTCTCGGCCTGTTGTTCCGGCGGGATTCACACTGGTTCGAGCGTGTCTCGGCTGAAGTGACCTACTTTGTCGTTGCACTGATCGTCCTCGTTCCGGTCTTCGGCGCGTACGTCTTTGCGCCCGGCTCGAGCATGTTCTTCCGCGTGTTCGGGTTAATGATGGTGTTCGTGACCATCCTCGGTGCGATTGCGCTGCACGGGCTTTCGGGACGACTTCTCGAGGGGCGCCCGACCGTTGCGGTGGCGGCCGGCCCGCTGCTCGCTGTTGGCTTTACGCTCCTGTTGGTGCTGTCGTTGGTTGCGATTGTCCCATCGCCGTACACCTACAACGCCTCGCCACACGTCAGCGAGACGACGATGAGCGGCTACGAAACGGCGTTCGACAACCGAGATGATGAAATCGACTTCCTCGGACTCCGTGATGGGCCGAACCGATACGACGACGCAGTCAACGGCAACGAAAACCGAAGTTGGGCACACGCCGACGTCGACGCCGCCGAGTTCCGTGAGGGCGTCTCCGGCCAGTACGAAACCGACCGCTATCTCGCACTCACGCAGATCGACCACGAGCGCGAACTCGACACCTACGACGAACTACGCTATACCGAAACCGAACTCGAGGCCGTCGCGGACGAGCCGGGCGTCAATCGAATTCAATCCAACGGCGAGTTCGACCTCTACTACGTCCCCGGTGCAACCAGCGAGGTCTAA
- a CDS encoding DUF1616 domain-containing protein yields the protein MTDRSPQPSHPSTAVRQGGKHVLGQLPTDLITTAGFVIVAAVLLAVVDIGSPVVRAALGFPLLFLAPGYATVSMLFPRRTPARSVEETGLIGQVQEFSDLERLALAFGLSVGLIPLLGLGIAVVSLGFTQGVVVAVVSGYTLLGVCVASIRRIRVPRTERYQFSLSRRLGAIRTAILGTNSTVQAAANVVLVASLLIALTSVGYALADPQSAEEYTDLQLLAEDDAGELVAANYTSTVESGESIPFAIGLENQEGESTEYTAVIQEQWISDGEVFDRTDHDRTDYQLEDGETVQDDISVTPDADSGDVRIAVLLYDDEVPDEPSTENAYRYGYVWTEITDDIDADDD from the coding sequence ATGACAGATCGTTCACCGCAGCCGTCACATCCGTCTACAGCCGTTCGACAGGGAGGTAAACACGTCCTTGGGCAGTTACCGACTGACCTGATCACCACTGCAGGGTTCGTCATCGTCGCAGCCGTGCTCCTTGCGGTCGTCGACATCGGGTCGCCGGTCGTCCGCGCCGCACTCGGCTTCCCGCTGCTCTTTCTCGCACCGGGATACGCGACCGTCTCGATGCTCTTTCCGCGACGCACACCGGCTCGCTCAGTCGAGGAGACTGGACTGATCGGGCAGGTACAGGAGTTCTCCGACCTCGAGCGCCTCGCACTCGCGTTCGGCCTGAGCGTCGGACTGATTCCGCTGCTCGGACTCGGAATCGCCGTCGTCTCGCTCGGCTTTACGCAGGGAGTCGTCGTCGCCGTGGTCAGCGGATACACGCTGCTTGGGGTGTGTGTCGCCTCGATCAGACGGATTCGCGTTCCCCGAACCGAGCGGTATCAGTTTTCGCTCAGTCGGCGACTGGGCGCTATCCGCACGGCGATTCTGGGGACGAACTCGACCGTTCAGGCCGCCGCGAACGTCGTCCTCGTCGCCAGTCTGCTGATCGCGCTGACGTCTGTCGGCTACGCACTCGCTGACCCGCAGTCTGCTGAGGAGTACACCGACCTCCAACTGCTTGCTGAGGACGACGCAGGTGAACTCGTCGCCGCGAACTACACCTCAACGGTCGAGTCCGGCGAGTCGATCCCGTTCGCCATCGGACTCGAGAATCAGGAAGGTGAGTCGACGGAGTACACGGCCGTGATCCAGGAGCAGTGGATCAGCGACGGCGAGGTCTTCGACCGAACGGACCACGACCGGACCGACTATCAGCTCGAAGACGGTGAAACTGTACAGGACGATATCTCGGTGACGCCAGACGCCGACTCCGGCGACGTTCGCATCGCCGTCTTGCTGTACGATGACGAGGTTCCCGACGAGCCATCGACGGAGAACGCCTACCGCTACGGCTACGTCTGGACTGAAATCACCGACGACATCGACGCTGACGACGACTGA
- a CDS encoding GNAT family N-acetyltransferase, translating into MSIDVRIATEDDLEKWNRHVSRSPQGTLCHELEALRVQAAHSDATLHPLIGFKGQEPVGLFPVFEISKKFVTTAFSPPPHLRVPYLGPAFLNMAKLKQRKRERRRQRFMDGCFEWIQEELAPKYGHVRTSTAFEDSRPFKWNQYDATPEYTYAVDITPETDELLMTFSSDARSNIRNTDEDDYEVTVGGDEDIRLIHEQVKNRYESQDISFGVPVEFILDLNDAAEDGAVRPYTLRVDDEFVGGILALEYGDRTGRWMGGVRTDTDVDVPTNDLLDWAIMDDGHERGLETYDLVGADTRRINRYKAKFNPELETYYSLEYGKWGMRQLASMYDSVK; encoded by the coding sequence ATGAGCATCGATGTTCGCATCGCAACCGAGGACGACCTCGAGAAGTGGAATCGTCACGTCAGCCGTTCGCCACAGGGGACGCTCTGTCACGAACTCGAGGCGCTGCGGGTGCAAGCCGCCCATTCCGATGCAACCCTCCATCCGCTGATCGGGTTCAAAGGACAGGAACCCGTCGGCCTGTTTCCGGTCTTCGAAATTTCGAAGAAGTTCGTGACGACGGCGTTTTCGCCGCCGCCACACCTTCGCGTGCCGTATCTCGGGCCGGCGTTTCTGAACATGGCGAAGCTGAAACAGCGAAAGCGCGAGCGCCGCCGTCAGCGCTTTATGGACGGCTGTTTCGAGTGGATTCAAGAGGAACTTGCGCCGAAGTACGGCCACGTCCGCACCTCGACGGCGTTCGAGGACTCGCGCCCGTTCAAGTGGAACCAGTACGATGCGACGCCGGAGTACACCTACGCGGTCGACATCACGCCCGAGACGGACGAGTTGCTGATGACGTTCAGCAGTGACGCGCGAAGTAACATTCGCAACACCGACGAAGACGACTACGAGGTCACCGTCGGCGGCGACGAGGACATTCGGCTGATCCACGAACAGGTGAAAAACCGCTACGAATCGCAGGATATCAGCTTCGGCGTCCCCGTCGAGTTCATCCTCGATCTCAACGACGCCGCTGAAGACGGTGCCGTTCGCCCGTACACGCTCCGAGTCGACGACGAGTTCGTCGGCGGGATTCTGGCACTCGAGTATGGCGACCGGACCGGTCGCTGGATGGGCGGCGTTCGCACCGATACCGACGTCGACGTGCCGACGAACGACCTGCTCGACTGGGCGATTATGGACGACGGTCACGAGCGCGGCCTCGAGACCTACGACCTCGTGGGTGCGGACACGCGCCGGATCAACCGCTATAAGGCGAAGTTCAACCCCGAACTCGAGACCTACTACAGCCTCGAGTACGGTAAGTGGGGGATGCGCCAGCTAGCGTCGATGTACGATTCGGTCAAGTAA
- a CDS encoding RDD family protein — protein sequence MAYYADQPAHAGKRQAGLLARALAWIVDGVVSVIALVAILVPLLALFAPSGMTLEDAEGIGSLVGLGFLFVYYIGTEAAWSQTPGKMVLGIRVVQTDGRECSTGGAIARNITKILGGAALFPVLVAVLLILSTDDNQRLGDIFGETTVVNV from the coding sequence ATGGCATACTATGCGGATCAACCAGCACACGCCGGCAAACGGCAGGCTGGCCTTCTCGCACGTGCGTTGGCGTGGATCGTCGACGGCGTCGTTTCGGTTATCGCGCTGGTGGCGATCTTGGTGCCACTCCTGGCCCTGTTCGCCCCGAGCGGGATGACCCTCGAGGACGCAGAGGGCATCGGGTCGCTTGTCGGGCTCGGTTTCCTTTTCGTCTACTATATCGGCACAGAAGCGGCATGGAGCCAAACCCCTGGCAAGATGGTGCTCGGCATTCGGGTCGTCCAGACCGATGGCCGGGAGTGTTCCACCGGCGGTGCAATCGCTCGAAACATCACGAAAATACTCGGCGGTGCGGCGCTGTTCCCGGTGCTCGTCGCCGTCCTGTTGATCCTCTCGACGGACGATAATCAGCGCCTCGGCGACATCTTCGGCGAGACGACGGTCGTCAACGTGTAG
- a CDS encoding alkaline phosphatase family protein — MDDGSSLQTLLVGVDAACDRVLAPMFDDDELPTIESIYEQGVSTPLESQIPPWTASAWPSLYTGKNPGKHGVFGFLSFDGYDWDVVNASDVRERAIWELLDEHDMTSVVVNVPVTHPAREFDGALIPGYTAPEDPECQPAGLLEEVREEIGEYRVYPDEDADDLGEAYSECARMRGEAFRYLADQYDPEFGFVEFQGTDSIFHKEPDNDAAIRQIYREVDRQLETILETHDPDTVIIASDHGMGPYEGQEFRVNEYLRREGFVETEHGGDGMPTWATVRDGALKEGTDETTHDPSVAERAMASAARVGLTSQRIGAVLERLGIDELVASHAPAGMVSAGATQVDFPESTAYVRSRIELGVRLNLEGREPNGVVPEAEYETVRTHIIDALRSARTPEGEPVFETVRPREEYFHGPEAEHAVDIVTIPADFEHFISATLRDEQFGPPTEPWNHKLQGTFAASGAAINQTRSVGDAHLFDVAPTVLATLGVPVDEQMDGQPLPCVDSSGHQSYPRLDETDSVETADAAVEDRLADLGYLE, encoded by the coding sequence ATGGACGACGGATCCTCCCTCCAAACACTGCTCGTCGGTGTCGACGCCGCGTGTGATCGGGTGCTCGCACCAATGTTCGACGACGACGAGCTGCCGACAATCGAGTCGATCTACGAACAGGGGGTCAGTACCCCCCTCGAGTCACAGATCCCGCCCTGGACGGCGTCGGCGTGGCCCTCTCTCTACACGGGGAAGAACCCCGGCAAACACGGCGTTTTCGGCTTTCTCTCGTTCGACGGCTACGACTGGGACGTCGTCAACGCAAGCGACGTGCGCGAGCGGGCGATCTGGGAACTGCTCGACGAACACGACATGACGAGCGTCGTCGTCAACGTCCCCGTAACCCACCCCGCACGGGAGTTCGACGGCGCGTTGATCCCCGGCTACACCGCCCCGGAAGACCCCGAGTGCCAGCCGGCCGGCCTCCTCGAGGAGGTTCGCGAGGAAATCGGCGAGTATCGGGTCTATCCCGACGAGGACGCTGACGACCTCGGTGAGGCCTACAGTGAATGCGCGCGTATGCGCGGGGAGGCGTTTCGCTATCTCGCCGATCAGTACGACCCCGAGTTCGGCTTCGTCGAGTTTCAGGGAACGGACTCGATCTTCCACAAAGAGCCTGACAACGACGCAGCCATCCGCCAGATCTACCGCGAGGTCGACCGCCAACTCGAGACGATTCTCGAGACCCACGATCCGGACACCGTCATCATCGCCAGCGATCACGGGATGGGACCCTACGAGGGACAGGAGTTCCGCGTCAACGAGTATCTTCGTCGCGAGGGCTTCGTCGAGACGGAACACGGCGGTGACGGAATGCCGACGTGGGCGACGGTCCGAGACGGGGCGCTCAAAGAAGGGACGGACGAGACAACACACGACCCGAGCGTCGCCGAACGAGCGATGGCGAGTGCCGCTCGCGTCGGCCTCACGAGCCAGCGAATCGGGGCCGTCCTCGAGCGCCTCGGCATCGATGAACTGGTCGCATCGCACGCGCCGGCTGGCATGGTCAGCGCCGGCGCAACGCAGGTTGATTTCCCCGAGTCGACGGCCTACGTCCGCTCGCGCATCGAACTCGGCGTCCGGCTCAATCTCGAGGGGAGAGAGCCGAACGGCGTGGTCCCGGAAGCGGAGTACGAGACTGTGAGGACACACATCATCGACGCCTTGCGCTCCGCGCGGACGCCGGAGGGTGAGCCAGTATTCGAAACCGTTCGCCCACGCGAGGAGTACTTCCACGGCCCCGAAGCCGAGCACGCCGTCGACATCGTCACGATCCCTGCGGACTTCGAACACTTCATCTCCGCAACCCTGCGAGACGAGCAGTTCGGGCCGCCAACCGAGCCCTGGAATCACAAACTGCAGGGAACCTTTGCCGCCTCAGGCGCGGCTATCAACCAGACGCGCAGCGTCGGGGATGCACACCTATTCGACGTCGCACCGACCGTGCTTGCGACGCTTGGCGTCCCGGTCGACGAGCAGATGGACGGCCAGCCACTCCCCTGTGTCGACTCCTCGGGTCATCAATCGTATCCACGACTCGACGAGACCGACTCCGTCGAAACCGCCGATGCAGCCGTCGAAGACCGACTCGCTGATCTTGGCTACCTCGAGTAA
- a CDS encoding tyrosine-type recombinase/integrase gives MTEHSDESDATAAADIALADAIDVYLERKAVGDGDPATAGAGTYAAKAGSILGRFAEWLEHEFDVRAIDDLSADHMRAYALELADRTDRGEYTASTANTYYAVVRAFFSWCVRGGILPANPAATDRAEAALPSRRTTGADGASDDRWSAAQRRQLEAYVRTRSLEADRERLERDERRTRLREYAMVALLAHSSVRGSELFRVPEDDRRTGATWDDVDFYAGTIRVLGKSQRYEDVTLLGPARTPLRRYGVVLDPPSNDWPLFPTRHAPSIARHVKETLRERGHDEAEIEDLCATHTATELARDRAIAPPAITTEGARSVLKRLCADAGLEVDGDYLTPRGVRSDRVTDEGRQESSGSKPMLRAALTERSIAVPYDPDTIVTVGSAGQSPTGADSDTDVSESLTDSLSDSESSTE, from the coding sequence GTGACCGAGCACAGCGACGAGTCAGACGCCACTGCCGCTGCTGATATCGCACTCGCAGACGCCATCGATGTCTATCTCGAGCGAAAGGCTGTCGGCGACGGCGATCCTGCAACCGCTGGCGCGGGAACCTACGCAGCCAAAGCCGGTTCGATACTGGGTCGCTTTGCCGAGTGGCTCGAGCACGAGTTCGACGTGCGAGCAATCGACGACCTCTCGGCGGACCACATGCGCGCGTACGCACTCGAGTTGGCCGACCGAACCGACCGCGGCGAGTACACGGCGTCGACGGCGAACACCTACTACGCCGTCGTCCGGGCGTTTTTTTCGTGGTGCGTTCGCGGCGGTATCCTCCCCGCAAACCCCGCCGCAACCGACCGCGCCGAAGCCGCCCTTCCCAGCAGACGGACAACTGGTGCGGACGGGGCGAGTGACGACCGCTGGAGCGCGGCCCAACGGCGGCAACTCGAGGCCTATGTTCGAACGCGCTCACTTGAGGCCGACCGCGAGCGACTCGAGCGCGACGAGCGCCGCACGCGACTGCGCGAGTACGCGATGGTGGCCTTGCTCGCACACTCGTCCGTCCGAGGGTCGGAACTGTTTCGCGTCCCCGAAGACGACCGCCGAACAGGAGCGACCTGGGACGACGTCGACTTCTATGCGGGGACGATTCGCGTCCTCGGCAAATCCCAGCGCTACGAGGACGTGACATTGCTCGGGCCAGCCAGAACGCCGCTTCGGCGCTATGGCGTCGTCCTCGACCCGCCATCGAACGATTGGCCGTTGTTTCCGACCCGCCACGCCCCCTCGATTGCGAGGCACGTCAAAGAAACGCTGCGAGAGCGTGGCCATGATGAGGCCGAAATTGAGGATCTCTGTGCAACGCACACGGCGACGGAACTCGCCCGCGACCGCGCAATCGCACCGCCCGCAATCACGACCGAAGGGGCCCGCTCGGTGCTCAAACGACTCTGTGCAGACGCCGGACTCGAGGTCGACGGCGATTACCTGACGCCTCGCGGCGTCCGCAGTGATCGTGTGACAGACGAGGGGCGACAGGAATCCTCAGGTTCAAAGCCGATGCTTCGTGCCGCTTTGACCGAGCGCTCGATTGCGGTTCCGTACGACCCAGACACTATCGTTACCGTCGGATCAGCAGGCCAGTCACCGACCGGTGCGGACTCAGACACCGACGTCTCCGAGTCGCTCACCGACTCGCTGTCGGATTCGGAGTCGTCGACGGAGTAA
- a CDS encoding monovalent cation/H+ antiporter subunit D family protein yields the protein MAEYEWLAGAIVLVPLLTAALPIAASLRWKRVGWGIATSIVATIFAAAAVLTWEIYTNGPVEYMLGDIQWPYGIELYADEFSMLVVILILGIALGVLTYTRIGGPRGNTFYAGFLLLTGGMLGVVMTGDVFNLYVFLEIMAISSYALVSSSKYRWSTYAAFKYLLVGTVGASFYLLGVALALSATGTLNMHHLGEQLAVAGYDEPVVITSFVLMGVGLAIKIALFPVHTWLADAHASAPDGISAVISALMPAVAVYAFARIIFTVFTPEFLEVNPMISQLLLVGALLSLFAGSFFALLQDHIKLVLAYSTVSQFGLILIGIAVANETAMFGSMLQLFGHGIVKASLFLLAGMFALRFGGIRTVDEYAGLAKRAPVMAGAFAALGIAMIGLPPTVGFVGKWYIALGAFEEGLWIVSALVLGSTMLSAGYILPFINRIYFHPFDGEDVDPTAITYGMLMVLVIGAGLGLTLGFLSSEIQTFLSEAVARLV from the coding sequence ATGGCTGAATACGAGTGGCTCGCCGGGGCGATTGTCCTCGTGCCACTGCTGACTGCGGCGCTGCCGATTGCCGCAAGCCTTCGCTGGAAGCGCGTTGGCTGGGGAATTGCGACGAGCATCGTCGCAACGATATTTGCCGCCGCAGCGGTGCTAACCTGGGAGATCTACACGAATGGCCCCGTCGAGTACATGCTCGGCGACATCCAGTGGCCCTACGGGATCGAACTCTACGCCGACGAGTTCTCGATGCTCGTCGTTATCCTGATACTCGGGATCGCACTCGGTGTACTCACCTATACCCGAATCGGCGGCCCGCGTGGAAACACCTTCTACGCCGGCTTCCTGTTGCTCACCGGCGGGATGCTCGGTGTCGTCATGACCGGCGACGTGTTCAATCTCTACGTCTTCCTCGAGATCATGGCGATTTCGTCGTACGCACTGGTCTCGTCCTCGAAGTACCGCTGGTCGACCTACGCGGCGTTCAAGTACCTGCTGGTCGGCACCGTCGGGGCGTCGTTCTACCTGCTCGGCGTTGCACTCGCGCTGTCGGCGACGGGCACGCTGAACATGCACCATCTGGGAGAGCAACTTGCGGTCGCGGGCTACGACGAACCGGTCGTCATCACGTCGTTCGTGCTGATGGGCGTCGGCCTCGCGATCAAGATTGCACTGTTCCCAGTACACACCTGGCTGGCGGACGCCCACGCCTCTGCGCCTGACGGCATCAGTGCCGTGATCTCCGCGCTGATGCCCGCCGTTGCAGTGTATGCGTTCGCCCGGATCATCTTCACCGTCTTCACCCCTGAGTTCCTCGAGGTGAATCCGATGATCTCGCAGTTGCTACTCGTGGGTGCACTCCTGAGCCTCTTTGCGGGGAGTTTCTTCGCACTCCTGCAGGATCACATCAAGCTCGTGCTCGCATACTCGACGGTGTCGCAGTTCGGGCTGATTCTCATCGGGATCGCGGTTGCGAACGAAACCGCGATGTTCGGCTCGATGTTACAACTGTTCGGCCATGGCATCGTCAAAGCCTCGCTGTTCCTCCTCGCAGGGATGTTCGCCCTGCGATTTGGCGGCATTCGGACCGTCGATGAGTACGCCGGGCTCGCAAAACGGGCGCCGGTCATGGCCGGGGCCTTCGCCGCACTCGGTATTGCAATGATCGGGCTCCCGCCGACGGTCGGGTTCGTCGGCAAGTGGTACATCGCCCTCGGTGCCTTCGAGGAAGGACTCTGGATCGTGTCGGCGCTCGTCCTCGGCAGCACGATGCTGTCGGCGGGCTACATCCTCCCGTTCATTAATCGGATCTACTTCCACCCGTTCGACGGCGAAGACGTCGATCCGACCGCAATCACGTACGGGATGCTCATGGTCCTCGTGATCGGTGCCGGACTCGGACTTACGCTTGGATTCCTCTCCTCGGAGATCCAGACGTTCCTCAGCGAGGCTGTGGCTCGCCTCGTCTGA